In Tachysurus fulvidraco isolate hzauxx_2018 chromosome 11, HZAU_PFXX_2.0, whole genome shotgun sequence, one DNA window encodes the following:
- the exo5 gene encoding exonuclease V isoform X1, with amino-acid sequence MPRNTTDIQARASWSRKETGATSATLNSWISSQNISVSFLPHDCVCKISEESSEATSSSATSGDPAITSSITFPTSLPNTREQLKQGPVKRNEETGAKRKRDAEDSLIPSLRFRKLHLSVSLLCEQTWCEKKVVYGILKPQIREKDKQRIEVQNGSSIHLARELEVHDVVPINIQTREDAVAITLINMLNMIPILETGQCVREFPVFGVVEGVYFKGIIDELSYNQKGELVLKELKTRRHDSLPGAAQALGHRFQVGMYKLLFDALVRGEVKKEQILEHLKLKASLALGTDVITHAADVQVNVATFDELLDAFILTLSCSDLPCVDVLQLEYCHQSSSSFIGTMSVQFDEAQMRADLRGYLEYWKGQREPKGVDIEDAWKCTYCVYEEICDWKKNRSLVHDQSLHTRKRVNMN; translated from the exons TTCTTGccacatgattgtgtgtgtaaaatttcaGAAGAGTCCTCTGAGGCAACTAGCTCTAGTGCCACAAGCGGAGACCCTGCGATTACTAGTTCCATTACTTTCCCCACATCACTGCCCAA TACTCGGGAGCAGTTAAAGCAGGGTCCTgttaaaagaaatgaagagaCAGGTGCGAAGAGGAAGCGAGATGCTGAGGACAGCCTTATCCCTTCTTTGCGTTTCAGGAAGCTTCACCTGAGTGTCAGCCTCCTGTGTGAGCAGACCTGGTGCGAAAAGAAAGTTGTGTATGGCATACTGAAACCTCAAATCAGGGAGAAAGATAAACAGCGAATTGAGGTGCAGAACGGCTCTAGCATTCATCTAGCAAGAG AGTTGGAGGTTCATGATGTTGTACCGATTAATATTCAAACTCGTGAGGATGCTGTGGCTATTACTCTGATCAACATGCTAAACATGATTCCGATTTTAGAGACGG GGCAGTGTGTGCGTGAGTTTCCAGTGTTCGGTGTAGTAGAGGGTGTGTATTTTAAGGGCATTATTGATGAGCTGAGTTATAACCAGAAGGGGGAGCTGGTGTTGAAGGAGCTAAAGACTCGTAGGCATGACTCTCTGCCCGGTGCTGCCCAGGCTCTCGGCCATCGCTTTCAG gtTGGCATGTATAAGCTTCTATTTGATGCACTGGTCAGGGGGGAAGTGAAGAAAGAACAAATTCTGGAGCACCTCAAGCTCAAAGCCTCCCTGGCTCTTGGAACTGATGTCATAACTCACGCCGCAGACGTCCAAGTAAATGTAGCCACCTTTGATGAACTGCTGGATGCCTTTATCCTCACTTTGTCCTGTTCTGATCTGCCATGTGTCGACGTGCTTCAGCTGGAGTACTGTCACCAGAGCTCTAGCAGTTTCATTGGCACCATGTCGGTGCAGTTTGACGAGGCCCAGATGAGGGCAGACCTTCGTGGATACTTGGAATACTGGAAAGGACAGAGAGAGCCCAAGGGGGTGGATATAGAAGATGCCTGGAAATGCACATATTGTGTCTATGAAGAGATCtgtgactggaaaaaaaatagatctCTGGTCCATGACCAGAGTCTTCACACCAGGAAGAGAGTCAACATGAACTGA
- the exo5 gene encoding exonuclease V isoform X3 yields the protein MPRNTTDIQARASWSRKETGATSATLNSWISSQNISVSFLPHDCVCKISEESSEATSSSATSGDPAITSSITFPTSLPKKLHLSVSLLCEQTWCEKKVVYGILKPQIREKDKQRIEVQNGSSIHLARELEVHDVVPINIQTREDAVAITLINMLNMIPILETGQCVREFPVFGVVEGVYFKGIIDELSYNQKGELVLKELKTRRHDSLPGAAQALGHRFQVGMYKLLFDALVRGEVKKEQILEHLKLKASLALGTDVITHAADVQVNVATFDELLDAFILTLSCSDLPCVDVLQLEYCHQSSSSFIGTMSVQFDEAQMRADLRGYLEYWKGQREPKGVDIEDAWKCTYCVYEEICDWKKNRSLVHDQSLHTRKRVNMN from the exons TTCTTGccacatgattgtgtgtgtaaaatttcaGAAGAGTCCTCTGAGGCAACTAGCTCTAGTGCCACAAGCGGAGACCCTGCGATTACTAGTTCCATTACTTTCCCCACATCACTGCCCAA GAAGCTTCACCTGAGTGTCAGCCTCCTGTGTGAGCAGACCTGGTGCGAAAAGAAAGTTGTGTATGGCATACTGAAACCTCAAATCAGGGAGAAAGATAAACAGCGAATTGAGGTGCAGAACGGCTCTAGCATTCATCTAGCAAGAG AGTTGGAGGTTCATGATGTTGTACCGATTAATATTCAAACTCGTGAGGATGCTGTGGCTATTACTCTGATCAACATGCTAAACATGATTCCGATTTTAGAGACGG GGCAGTGTGTGCGTGAGTTTCCAGTGTTCGGTGTAGTAGAGGGTGTGTATTTTAAGGGCATTATTGATGAGCTGAGTTATAACCAGAAGGGGGAGCTGGTGTTGAAGGAGCTAAAGACTCGTAGGCATGACTCTCTGCCCGGTGCTGCCCAGGCTCTCGGCCATCGCTTTCAG gtTGGCATGTATAAGCTTCTATTTGATGCACTGGTCAGGGGGGAAGTGAAGAAAGAACAAATTCTGGAGCACCTCAAGCTCAAAGCCTCCCTGGCTCTTGGAACTGATGTCATAACTCACGCCGCAGACGTCCAAGTAAATGTAGCCACCTTTGATGAACTGCTGGATGCCTTTATCCTCACTTTGTCCTGTTCTGATCTGCCATGTGTCGACGTGCTTCAGCTGGAGTACTGTCACCAGAGCTCTAGCAGTTTCATTGGCACCATGTCGGTGCAGTTTGACGAGGCCCAGATGAGGGCAGACCTTCGTGGATACTTGGAATACTGGAAAGGACAGAGAGAGCCCAAGGGGGTGGATATAGAAGATGCCTGGAAATGCACATATTGTGTCTATGAAGAGATCtgtgactggaaaaaaaatagatctCTGGTCCATGACCAGAGTCTTCACACCAGGAAGAGAGTCAACATGAACTGA
- the exo5 gene encoding exonuclease V isoform X2 produces the protein MEQEGDWGNISDSELLDIQSEHFCIEESSEATSSSATSGDPAITSSITFPTSLPNTREQLKQGPVKRNEETGAKRKRDAEDSLIPSLRFRKLHLSVSLLCEQTWCEKKVVYGILKPQIREKDKQRIEVQNGSSIHLARELEVHDVVPINIQTREDAVAITLINMLNMIPILETGQCVREFPVFGVVEGVYFKGIIDELSYNQKGELVLKELKTRRHDSLPGAAQALGHRFQVGMYKLLFDALVRGEVKKEQILEHLKLKASLALGTDVITHAADVQVNVATFDELLDAFILTLSCSDLPCVDVLQLEYCHQSSSSFIGTMSVQFDEAQMRADLRGYLEYWKGQREPKGVDIEDAWKCTYCVYEEICDWKKNRSLVHDQSLHTRKRVNMN, from the exons AAGAGTCCTCTGAGGCAACTAGCTCTAGTGCCACAAGCGGAGACCCTGCGATTACTAGTTCCATTACTTTCCCCACATCACTGCCCAA TACTCGGGAGCAGTTAAAGCAGGGTCCTgttaaaagaaatgaagagaCAGGTGCGAAGAGGAAGCGAGATGCTGAGGACAGCCTTATCCCTTCTTTGCGTTTCAGGAAGCTTCACCTGAGTGTCAGCCTCCTGTGTGAGCAGACCTGGTGCGAAAAGAAAGTTGTGTATGGCATACTGAAACCTCAAATCAGGGAGAAAGATAAACAGCGAATTGAGGTGCAGAACGGCTCTAGCATTCATCTAGCAAGAG AGTTGGAGGTTCATGATGTTGTACCGATTAATATTCAAACTCGTGAGGATGCTGTGGCTATTACTCTGATCAACATGCTAAACATGATTCCGATTTTAGAGACGG GGCAGTGTGTGCGTGAGTTTCCAGTGTTCGGTGTAGTAGAGGGTGTGTATTTTAAGGGCATTATTGATGAGCTGAGTTATAACCAGAAGGGGGAGCTGGTGTTGAAGGAGCTAAAGACTCGTAGGCATGACTCTCTGCCCGGTGCTGCCCAGGCTCTCGGCCATCGCTTTCAG gtTGGCATGTATAAGCTTCTATTTGATGCACTGGTCAGGGGGGAAGTGAAGAAAGAACAAATTCTGGAGCACCTCAAGCTCAAAGCCTCCCTGGCTCTTGGAACTGATGTCATAACTCACGCCGCAGACGTCCAAGTAAATGTAGCCACCTTTGATGAACTGCTGGATGCCTTTATCCTCACTTTGTCCTGTTCTGATCTGCCATGTGTCGACGTGCTTCAGCTGGAGTACTGTCACCAGAGCTCTAGCAGTTTCATTGGCACCATGTCGGTGCAGTTTGACGAGGCCCAGATGAGGGCAGACCTTCGTGGATACTTGGAATACTGGAAAGGACAGAGAGAGCCCAAGGGGGTGGATATAGAAGATGCCTGGAAATGCACATATTGTGTCTATGAAGAGATCtgtgactggaaaaaaaatagatctCTGGTCCATGACCAGAGTCTTCACACCAGGAAGAGAGTCAACATGAACTGA
- the exo5 gene encoding exonuclease V isoform X4 — MEQEGDWGNISDSELLDIQSEHFCIEESSEATSSSATSGDPAITSSITFPTSLPKKLHLSVSLLCEQTWCEKKVVYGILKPQIREKDKQRIEVQNGSSIHLARELEVHDVVPINIQTREDAVAITLINMLNMIPILETGQCVREFPVFGVVEGVYFKGIIDELSYNQKGELVLKELKTRRHDSLPGAAQALGHRFQVGMYKLLFDALVRGEVKKEQILEHLKLKASLALGTDVITHAADVQVNVATFDELLDAFILTLSCSDLPCVDVLQLEYCHQSSSSFIGTMSVQFDEAQMRADLRGYLEYWKGQREPKGVDIEDAWKCTYCVYEEICDWKKNRSLVHDQSLHTRKRVNMN, encoded by the exons AAGAGTCCTCTGAGGCAACTAGCTCTAGTGCCACAAGCGGAGACCCTGCGATTACTAGTTCCATTACTTTCCCCACATCACTGCCCAA GAAGCTTCACCTGAGTGTCAGCCTCCTGTGTGAGCAGACCTGGTGCGAAAAGAAAGTTGTGTATGGCATACTGAAACCTCAAATCAGGGAGAAAGATAAACAGCGAATTGAGGTGCAGAACGGCTCTAGCATTCATCTAGCAAGAG AGTTGGAGGTTCATGATGTTGTACCGATTAATATTCAAACTCGTGAGGATGCTGTGGCTATTACTCTGATCAACATGCTAAACATGATTCCGATTTTAGAGACGG GGCAGTGTGTGCGTGAGTTTCCAGTGTTCGGTGTAGTAGAGGGTGTGTATTTTAAGGGCATTATTGATGAGCTGAGTTATAACCAGAAGGGGGAGCTGGTGTTGAAGGAGCTAAAGACTCGTAGGCATGACTCTCTGCCCGGTGCTGCCCAGGCTCTCGGCCATCGCTTTCAG gtTGGCATGTATAAGCTTCTATTTGATGCACTGGTCAGGGGGGAAGTGAAGAAAGAACAAATTCTGGAGCACCTCAAGCTCAAAGCCTCCCTGGCTCTTGGAACTGATGTCATAACTCACGCCGCAGACGTCCAAGTAAATGTAGCCACCTTTGATGAACTGCTGGATGCCTTTATCCTCACTTTGTCCTGTTCTGATCTGCCATGTGTCGACGTGCTTCAGCTGGAGTACTGTCACCAGAGCTCTAGCAGTTTCATTGGCACCATGTCGGTGCAGTTTGACGAGGCCCAGATGAGGGCAGACCTTCGTGGATACTTGGAATACTGGAAAGGACAGAGAGAGCCCAAGGGGGTGGATATAGAAGATGCCTGGAAATGCACATATTGTGTCTATGAAGAGATCtgtgactggaaaaaaaatagatctCTGGTCCATGACCAGAGTCTTCACACCAGGAAGAGAGTCAACATGAACTGA